A region of uncultured Anaeromusa sp. DNA encodes the following proteins:
- the cydD gene encoding thiol reductant ABC exporter subunit CydD, translating to MGQKQLLQEALSCKGRLALLGTSSLAGAVLAVAQAALLAALLDGVFLQGSSTEELYGQWLLLGGVLLARVLAFWGGEACGAYLAAAIKTSLRRRLAEQLLAMGPVRGASEATGELLSVLGDGVEQLEAYFVRYLPSLFAAAAVPLLILAIIAPRDWPSALLMLVTAPLIPVFMTLIGRMAQWRTRKQWDRLQRLGAHFYDMLQGMLTLKLFGRSKQTVKSVASASEDFREATLDVLKVAFLSALVLELLATISTALIAVAVGLRLLYGTMVFYDAMFVLLLAPEFYQPLRQLGAHFHAALAGKAAAERIYSLLTVEGTLRQEPEAWRLSGPVAVSFADVSFAYEGGAEVLRHFSLQLQPGKTTALVGSSGAGKSTVMSLLLGMMEPVAGCIRINGRLLSAAGTDAWLRHVAYVPQQPYLFQASLCENIRMAKPEATPEEVEAAFALAGGASLAAILPCGYETLLGSGGVELSGGEKRRVALARAFLADAPVLLCDEATSGLDPESEAALQQAFERLCQGRTVLVIAHRLGTVRRADQIAVLENGRIIEAGNHKELLVQQGAYAALLSAARGISV from the coding sequence ATGGGGCAAAAACAGTTGTTGCAAGAAGCTCTGTCTTGTAAAGGTAGACTGGCCTTGTTGGGAACATCTAGTTTAGCCGGAGCTGTTTTGGCGGTTGCTCAAGCGGCTCTTTTAGCAGCTCTCTTGGATGGCGTTTTTCTACAAGGAAGCAGTACGGAAGAATTATATGGACAGTGGCTTCTTTTGGGTGGCGTTTTGTTGGCGCGAGTGTTGGCGTTTTGGGGTGGTGAAGCCTGTGGCGCCTATTTGGCGGCGGCAATAAAGACTTCCTTGCGGCGGCGACTGGCAGAGCAGCTTTTAGCTATGGGACCGGTGCGCGGGGCTAGCGAAGCTACGGGCGAATTGTTATCTGTTTTAGGAGACGGAGTGGAACAGTTAGAGGCTTACTTTGTTCGTTACTTGCCCAGCTTGTTTGCGGCGGCAGCTGTGCCGCTGCTGATTCTAGCAATTATTGCGCCGCGGGACTGGCCGTCGGCGCTTTTGATGTTGGTGACGGCGCCGCTTATACCTGTTTTCATGACGCTCATTGGTCGTATGGCACAATGGCGTACCCGTAAACAGTGGGATCGCTTGCAGCGGCTTGGGGCGCATTTTTATGACATGCTCCAGGGAATGTTGACGTTGAAGCTCTTTGGTCGGAGCAAACAGACCGTGAAAAGCGTTGCTTCGGCCAGTGAAGATTTTCGCGAGGCAACGTTGGATGTGCTGAAAGTGGCATTTCTTTCAGCGTTGGTGTTAGAATTGCTGGCGACGATCAGTACAGCCTTGATTGCGGTGGCGGTGGGCTTGCGTCTGCTCTATGGAACCATGGTGTTTTACGATGCTATGTTTGTGCTCCTTTTAGCGCCGGAGTTTTATCAGCCTTTGCGTCAGCTGGGAGCGCATTTTCATGCGGCTTTAGCGGGGAAGGCAGCTGCAGAGCGCATCTATTCATTACTGACCGTGGAAGGAACTCTGCGCCAGGAACCGGAAGCTTGGCGTTTGAGTGGGCCTGTAGCGGTGTCGTTTGCGGATGTATCGTTTGCTTATGAAGGCGGCGCGGAGGTGCTAAGACATTTTTCGCTGCAACTGCAGCCAGGGAAAACAACTGCATTGGTGGGAAGCAGCGGCGCTGGTAAGAGCACGGTTATGTCTTTACTCTTAGGCATGATGGAACCCGTAGCTGGCTGCATTCGCATTAATGGGCGCCTCTTGAGTGCGGCAGGAACCGATGCTTGGCTGCGGCATGTGGCGTATGTGCCGCAGCAGCCATACTTGTTTCAGGCCAGTTTGTGTGAGAATATTCGTATGGCCAAACCAGAGGCGACGCCGGAAGAAGTAGAAGCGGCGTTTGCTTTGGCTGGCGGAGCGTCGCTAGCGGCTATCTTACCATGTGGCTATGAGACTCTCTTAGGGTCGGGTGGCGTGGAATTGTCCGGCGGCGAAAAGCGCCGCGTAGCGCTTGCGCGTGCTTTTTTGGCAGATGCGCCAGTGCTGCTTTGTGATGAAGCGACAAGTGGTTTAGACCCGGAAAGTGAAGCCGCCTTACAGCAGGCTTTTGAGCGGTTGTGCCAGGGGCGGACGGTATTGGTTATTGCTCATCGCTTAGGTACCGTGCGGCGCGCAGATCAAATTGCTGTTTTGGAAAATGGCCGGATTATTGAGGCGGGAAATCATAAAGAATTACTGGTACAGCAAGGGGCGTATGCGGCGTTGTTGTCAGCGGCAAGGGGGATAAGCGTATGA